In the Jatrophihabitans sp. genome, one interval contains:
- a CDS encoding LLM class flavin-dependent oxidoreductase, with protein MKFGITFFPNVGPAEKNPAEYYDECVQLAKQADILEFHHVRTVEHYFFAYGGYSPDPVTLLTALAAHTRTIRLGTSAVIPAFTHPVQLAGKLAMLDNLSHGRLDVGFGRAFLPDEFKAFDISMDESQTRFDEGIAACKLLWSQEDVVWEGTHHSFGPVTSLPRPFQQPHPPVYITTARSVDSCIAAGKAGHNIQMVGAILSREQIQDRLAAYRSAWKEAGHEPGTELVQLSYPAYVDEDGVNARKIGAYDDMRNGEAIGKAVRSWSGTTSKAYPGYEKLAEQLARPELDDKIAANQVLAGTPDEVSSQVAQIADWFGDDVILSLAVHSGQLPVEAGETTLRLVAEHLIPKFG; from the coding sequence ATGAAGTTCGGGATAACGTTCTTCCCCAATGTTGGGCCTGCCGAGAAGAACCCGGCGGAGTACTACGACGAATGCGTCCAGCTTGCCAAGCAGGCGGACATCCTCGAGTTCCACCATGTCCGCACGGTGGAGCACTACTTCTTCGCCTACGGTGGCTACAGCCCCGACCCGGTGACGTTGCTGACCGCGCTGGCCGCGCACACCCGCACCATCAGGTTGGGCACCAGCGCCGTCATCCCGGCTTTCACCCACCCGGTTCAGCTGGCCGGCAAGCTGGCCATGCTGGACAACCTGTCCCATGGCCGGCTGGACGTGGGCTTCGGCCGGGCGTTCCTGCCCGACGAGTTCAAGGCCTTTGACATCTCGATGGATGAGAGCCAGACCCGGTTCGACGAAGGCATCGCGGCGTGCAAACTGCTGTGGTCGCAGGAGGATGTGGTCTGGGAAGGCACCCACCACAGCTTCGGGCCGGTCACCTCGCTGCCGCGTCCGTTCCAGCAGCCGCACCCGCCGGTGTACATCACCACCGCCCGGAGCGTCGACTCCTGCATCGCGGCGGGCAAGGCCGGCCACAACATCCAGATGGTCGGCGCGATCCTGAGCCGGGAGCAGATCCAGGACCGGCTCGCCGCCTACCGCTCAGCCTGGAAAGAGGCCGGACACGAGCCGGGAACCGAACTGGTCCAGCTCAGTTACCCGGCATACGTCGATGAGGACGGCGTCAACGCCCGCAAGATCGGCGCTTACGACGACATGCGCAACGGCGAGGCGATCGGCAAGGCTGTCCGGTCGTGGTCGGGAACCACCAGCAAGGCCTACCCGGGATATGAGAAGCTCGCCGAGCAGCTCGCCCGGCCCGAGCTGGACGACAAGATCGCCGCCAACCAGGTTCTCGCCGGCACACCTGACGAGGTCAGCTCGCAGGTCGCCCAGATCGCCGACTGGTTCGGCGACGACGTCATCCTCAGCCTCGCCGTCCACTCCGGTCAGTTACCGGTGGAGGCGGGCGAGACCACCCTTCGTCTGGTCGCCGAGCACTTGATACCCAAGTTCGGATAA